Proteins from one Streptomyces sp. NBC_00390 genomic window:
- a CDS encoding SRPBCC family protein, whose protein sequence is MSRLETHSLPQLWIGTSGSGSPAGLVMTWAEPTRHHPARTQEDALSATTSEHDLFEALDASAFAFTRRAWVDAAPARVYDLVSDVSAIGRWSPNATDVTFDQGAGPRVGAWFSGRNRKDGREWTTRSQVVRADPGNAFTFVVGGAEDGIVQWSWTFHPQGRGTVVEQSWQLLRLDPVLGTTRADLDTLRDYMTNSVEATLISLAQWIAEE, encoded by the coding sequence ATGAGCCGACTCGAAACGCACAGCCTGCCCCAGCTGTGGATAGGCACCAGCGGGTCTGGCTCCCCGGCAGGACTGGTGATGACGTGGGCGGAGCCGACCCGGCACCACCCCGCACGCACCCAGGAGGACGCCTTGAGCGCCACCACCAGCGAACATGACCTCTTCGAGGCTCTGGACGCATCAGCCTTCGCCTTCACCAGACGCGCATGGGTCGATGCCGCACCCGCCCGGGTCTATGACCTGGTCAGTGACGTGTCCGCAATCGGCCGCTGGAGCCCCAACGCGACCGACGTCACGTTCGACCAGGGCGCCGGCCCTCGGGTCGGCGCCTGGTTCAGCGGCCGCAATCGGAAGGACGGCAGGGAATGGACCACCCGCTCCCAGGTCGTACGAGCCGACCCCGGCAACGCCTTCACCTTCGTGGTCGGCGGCGCCGAAGACGGCATCGTGCAGTGGAGCTGGACCTTCCACCCCCAGGGACGCGGAACCGTCGTAGAGCAGTCCTGGCAACTCCTCCGCCTCGACCCGGTCCTGGGCACCACCCGCGCCGACCTCGACACACTCCGCGACTACATGACGAACAGCGTCGAAGCCACCCTGATCTCCCTCGCCCAATGGATCGCCGAAGAGTGA
- a CDS encoding Wadjet anti-phage system protein JetD domain-containing protein: MTTPTEQPQILLSPAAAHLSAALQARTDRVTVSRATLIEAFNDALPGAANGENARSTLATLLYEIAEHGIIDLPTSRTKWDAGRPALPEQVRIPTAPPAKSSTPRQQVSWRPELNWAYGSRLTASQTQDLLACNRWFRDTHSHPARRAPLPLRERSYEIFRHEKRLDTLITGALFAPGRLSLEQLATYREPPPLAHHRLGNGDTMLVVENSDTYATLRELLKPAPGRIGYIAFGSGRAFEASVENIAELPGIHRIVYYGDLDAEGIAIPARASINGAQHGLPPIEPAAALYRLLFAHEPTAGDIIAGERAHSLTAWLPKELRQEAHALLTKGQRPRTGGNQPQ, from the coding sequence ATGACCACACCCACAGAGCAGCCCCAGATTCTCCTCTCCCCAGCAGCAGCACACCTCAGCGCCGCGCTCCAGGCCCGCACCGACCGCGTCACGGTCAGCCGGGCCACCCTCATCGAGGCATTCAACGACGCTCTGCCGGGCGCCGCCAACGGCGAAAACGCACGCAGCACCCTCGCCACGCTGCTGTACGAAATCGCCGAACACGGCATCATTGACCTCCCCACATCCCGCACCAAATGGGACGCCGGCCGCCCAGCCCTTCCCGAACAGGTCCGGATCCCCACCGCCCCACCAGCGAAATCCTCCACCCCACGGCAGCAGGTGTCATGGCGACCAGAGCTCAACTGGGCCTACGGCAGCAGGCTGACCGCCTCCCAGACCCAGGACCTCCTCGCCTGCAACCGCTGGTTCCGAGACACCCACAGCCACCCAGCCCGACGCGCTCCCCTCCCCCTGCGCGAGCGCTCCTATGAGATCTTCCGCCACGAAAAGCGCCTCGACACGCTGATCACCGGAGCCCTATTCGCCCCCGGCAGACTGAGCCTCGAACAGCTCGCCACCTACCGCGAACCGCCCCCGCTGGCCCACCACAGGCTCGGCAACGGCGACACCATGCTCGTAGTGGAAAACAGCGACACCTACGCCACCCTCCGCGAGCTACTCAAGCCCGCTCCCGGCCGCATCGGATACATCGCCTTCGGCTCCGGAAGAGCCTTCGAAGCATCCGTAGAAAATATCGCCGAGCTTCCCGGCATCCACCGCATCGTCTACTACGGCGACCTGGACGCCGAAGGCATCGCCATCCCGGCAAGAGCCTCCATCAACGGCGCACAACACGGACTGCCACCCATTGAACCGGCGGCTGCCCTGTATCGCCTGCTGTTCGCCCACGAGCCCACCGCCGGTGACATCATCGCTGGCGAACGGGCCCACAGCCTGACGGCTTGGCTCCCCAAGGAACTCCGGCAGGAAGCGCACGCCCTGCTGACCAAGGGGCAACGGCCTCGCACAGGAGGCAACCAACCGCAATGA
- a CDS encoding DUF6243 family protein: MTDSKNINNPVGQGGGQRKKLSRAERQNNGPHRNLDRHGAADQKAELVRKMREKVRAAEDAGQASDDTAQS, encoded by the coding sequence GTGACCGACAGCAAGAACATCAACAACCCCGTGGGCCAGGGCGGCGGCCAGCGCAAGAAGCTGTCCCGCGCCGAGCGGCAGAACAACGGTCCGCACCGCAACCTTGACCGACACGGTGCCGCCGACCAGAAGGCGGAGCTGGTGCGCAAGATGCGCGAGAAGGTACGCGCTGCTGAGGACGCCGGACAGGCAAGCGACGACACCGCACAGAGCTGA